A window of Plantibacter sp. PA-3-X8 genomic DNA:
CCGACTGGATCCCGGACGACGCGGACGCTCCCGACGACTTCGACGCCCCACCGCCCGACGACGCGTACCTCGGCGGTGGTGTCGCGTGGGGGAGTGGAGCGGTCGCGTCCGCTCCAGCCGCTCCGCCCGCAGCGGCTCCGGTGGCTGCCCGTGCGGCCGGCCAGAAGTTCGCCACGGCGCAGGAGGCACTCCACACCGTCTTCGGGTACGACGCGTTCCGCGGCGAGCAGCAGCAGATCATCGAGCAGGTCGCCGGTGGCGGCGACGCGGTCGTCCTCATGCCGACGGGTGGGGGCAAGAGCCTCTGCTACCAGATCCCCGCCCTGCTCCGACCGGGCACCGGCATCGTCGTCTCCCCGCTCATCGCGCTCATGCAGGATCAGGTCGACGCACTCCTCGCCGTCGGCGTCCGTGCCGCGTTCCTCAACTCGACGCAGGATCCCGCTGAGCGTTCGCGGGTCGAACAGGCCTACCTCGCCGGCGAGCTCGACCTCCTCTACGTCGCGCCCGAGCGCCTGAGCTCCGAGGCGACCCGGCGGTTCCTCGGCCAGGGCACCATCGCCCTGCTCGCGATCGACGAGGCGCACTGTGTGTCGCAGTGGGGGCACGACTTCCGCCCCGACTACCTCATGCTCGGCGAGCTCGCCGAACGCTGGCCCGACGTCCCGCGCATCGCGCTCACCGCGACCGCCACCGACGCGACGCACCAGGAGATCACGCAGCGGCTCCATCTCGGCGAGGCGAAGCACTTCGTCTCGAGCTTCGACCGCCCGAACATCCAGTACCGGATCGTCGGCAAGAACGAGGTCCGCAAGCAGCTCGTCGCGTTCGTGAAGGAACAGCCGGCCGGCACCGCCGGGATCGTCTACTGCCTCAGCCGCAAGACGGTGGAGCAGACGGCGCAGCTCCTGCGCGACAACGGGGTGGACGCCGTGGCGTACCACGCCGGACTCGACGCCTCCGTGCGAGCGGCTGCGCAGTCCCGCTTCCTCCGCGAGGACGGTGTCGTGGTCGTCGCGACCATCGCCTTCGGGATGGGCATCGACAAGCCCGACGTCCGGTTCGTCGCCCACGTCGACCTCCCGAAGAGCGTCGAGGGCTACTACCAGGAGACCGGCCGTGCGGGGCGCGACGGCGAGCCGTCGATCGCCTGGCTCGCCTACGGCCTGCAGGACGTCGTCCAGCAGCGGCGCATGATCGCGGAATCACCGGGCGACCTCGCGCACCAGCGCAACCTCAGCGCCCACCTCGACGCGATGCTGGCCCTCTGCGAGACCGTCGACTGCCGCCGG
This region includes:
- the recQ gene encoding DNA helicase RecQ, with protein sequence MSWSTEPDWIPDDADAPDDFDAPPPDDAYLGGGVAWGSGAVASAPAAPPAAAPVAARAAGQKFATAQEALHTVFGYDAFRGEQQQIIEQVAGGGDAVVLMPTGGGKSLCYQIPALLRPGTGIVVSPLIALMQDQVDALLAVGVRAAFLNSTQDPAERSRVEQAYLAGELDLLYVAPERLSSEATRRFLGQGTIALLAIDEAHCVSQWGHDFRPDYLMLGELAERWPDVPRIALTATATDATHQEITQRLHLGEAKHFVSSFDRPNIQYRIVGKNEVRKQLVAFVKEQPAGTAGIVYCLSRKTVEQTAQLLRDNGVDAVAYHAGLDASVRAAAQSRFLREDGVVVVATIAFGMGIDKPDVRFVAHVDLPKSVEGYYQETGRAGRDGEPSIAWLAYGLQDVVQQRRMIAESPGDLAHQRNLSAHLDAMLALCETVDCRRVNLLRYFGQPSTPCGNCDTCLEPPVTWDGTVPAQKLLSTIVRLKRERNQSFGAGQIIDILRGKRTDRVAQQRHDELATFGIGEDLSDQEWRGVVRQLLARDLLATVGEYGTLGLTDGSAEVLAGNRPVAMRREPERAARSSSRSSSRSSSANAELEPAAAELFQALRAWRAGVAKEQGVPAYIVFGDATLREVATAKPDSLGALDGISGIGAKKLDAYGQALIEVVAANA